The following are encoded together in the Streptomyces flavofungini genome:
- a CDS encoding ATP-grasp domain-containing protein, which produces MPSIIVVGYRDDLDRAVRSRGLDPYYIVQAPMNPPPGRRFTRVSDMENAQELLRAVLSARISDVAGVLSVHEMGVFGAAYLRQQLNLPGNTDSRTALYFRDKYLQKSALPDDVRRARCRYVPQGTSFAELVGELGEVFVVKPATGAGSLRTEIVRTPDEYARALSELLPNESDVGVVAESFVDAREVYLDGIWEGGALRWSSLSSNHISPLSAVKGGVLAAHVLDRRRQPELFRQADTLARRVLAGLGAPDCVFHMETFVEESGLTLGECAIRLPGALSPDVNQLTFGVDLLDAEISLALGERFTQDLDVTAPDRFYGYILLRRSHALTQEDFERAFTFDEIDYPSSPDAPLGPYGRVGQAVVSDEDELQLQKTIEDIVRFNELG; this is translated from the coding sequence GTGCCTTCTATCATTGTTGTCGGATACCGCGACGACCTTGACCGCGCGGTGCGGAGTCGCGGTTTGGATCCCTACTACATCGTGCAGGCGCCGATGAACCCGCCACCAGGGCGCAGGTTCACGCGTGTCTCTGACATGGAGAACGCCCAGGAATTGCTGAGAGCGGTGCTCTCCGCGCGCATCAGTGATGTGGCCGGCGTGCTGAGCGTGCATGAGATGGGCGTTTTCGGGGCGGCGTATCTGCGGCAACAGTTGAACCTGCCCGGGAACACGGACTCGAGGACGGCCCTTTATTTCCGGGACAAGTACCTGCAGAAGAGCGCGCTGCCGGACGACGTCAGGCGTGCGCGGTGCCGGTATGTACCTCAGGGAACTTCTTTCGCCGAGCTCGTCGGTGAGTTGGGTGAGGTCTTCGTCGTCAAACCCGCGACCGGGGCGGGGTCTCTGCGTACGGAGATCGTGCGCACCCCGGACGAATACGCGCGAGCCCTCTCGGAGCTGCTGCCGAACGAGTCGGACGTGGGTGTGGTCGCCGAGTCGTTCGTCGACGCCCGGGAAGTCTATTTGGACGGCATCTGGGAGGGCGGTGCTCTTCGCTGGTCGTCGCTGAGCAGCAATCACATCTCGCCGCTCAGCGCCGTGAAGGGAGGTGTCCTCGCCGCGCACGTCCTCGACCGGAGGCGCCAGCCGGAGCTGTTCCGGCAGGCGGATACGCTCGCCCGGCGTGTGCTCGCCGGCCTCGGCGCACCGGACTGCGTCTTCCACATGGAGACGTTCGTCGAGGAGTCGGGGCTGACGCTGGGCGAGTGCGCGATCCGGCTCCCGGGGGCGCTGTCTCCGGACGTCAACCAATTGACGTTCGGCGTCGACCTCCTCGACGCCGAGATCAGCCTCGCGCTCGGGGAGCGGTTCACTCAGGATCTGGACGTCACGGCACCTGACCGCTTCTACGGCTACATCCTGCTGCGTCGCTCCCACGCCCTGACCCAGGAGGACTTCGAGCGCGCCTTCACCTTCGACGAGATCGACTATCCCTCGTCGCCGGACGCTCCGCTCGGGCCGTACGGCCGTGTCGGGCAGGCCGTCGTGTCCGACGAGGACGAGCTGCAACTGCAGAAGACCATCGAGGACATCGTGCGCTTCAACGAGCTCGGCTGA
- a CDS encoding type 2 lanthipeptide synthetase LanM family protein, with translation MSGSAAGHRSGQAGDRPEQRHEADWFAQPVRAIARPWHDELARRLAAVDTLGRAEQDVILGAGHTSLLRSLHAKLSRLFLIELHALRMTTPGGRADAGAGAGSDTETWTAFIAEACQEGYVDGLAERYPTLGARIAAVARLSVAATAGFAERLGADRELLRPLVGGPVGELRAVAFGAGDSHRGGLTVSRVDFAAGSVMYKPRPSGIDVALGALLDELFADFPGAPAPEHRIRVPRTLAREGYGWAEFVHHRYCAADADFAAFYRNVGHWLAVLRFTGGTDMHAENMIAAGPVPVIVDGETLFDAPAPFPPSGQGDAVDVAAAAIRRTVLRTGLLPVRGTGFALAGVDISGVGALPGQQPLIPNPVIADGGTAAARFEVDLVAMPTAGNHPSPTPVLSAYWDRILAGFQEMTAHLRRPGTDPHRLLRRFEGSRARRILRPTQAYVDIGRMLWHPASLHDESAAVERARDILRRNAEVLPGAPAESAAIDAEIADLLVGDVPMFSFTVDEAAIGATVADWRDADLALEESVIQDALVGAYLNERSLPARVQAAADRPHARDRERRRRALAAQMVRRLCDGAVRGDDGTVTWISPVFTPAGWSIRVLPADLYTGQGGVALTLAEYVSEVRAGRADPVPGVAETFEGALRVLRATEDRTATPSAGAFSGAASQVWTWLALHRVVGEGRLLERAEARAELLAPGKRLVEDDVEVDLLNGVAGALVPLLDLAEATGQDRWLAAAAHIGRRLGGLAAVEGDGARWTTRLNPEGIGGFAHGATGIGWALTRLALSDAGTAVERDGWRRLAERAFAFQESLYRPADGNWLDVRVGAEEDYFTSWCHGSAGIGVGMLDLHRRTGDPVHLDMVRRAACACAAEGFGWSHTLCHGDLGLWEFLTSVDFDRVSDVDFGSVLDLDGEILTGLEQRGPVGGLAREAFSPSLMSGLSGVLHTLLRMHHEAALPNPLLLD, from the coding sequence GTGAGCGGATCCGCGGCGGGGCACAGATCCGGGCAGGCGGGGGACAGACCTGAGCAGCGGCACGAAGCGGACTGGTTCGCCCAGCCGGTACGCGCCATCGCCCGCCCCTGGCACGACGAGCTGGCCCGGCGCCTCGCCGCCGTGGACACGCTCGGCCGCGCCGAACAGGACGTGATCCTCGGGGCCGGGCACACCTCCCTGCTGCGCTCCCTGCACGCCAAGCTGTCCCGCCTGTTCCTGATCGAACTGCACGCGCTGCGCATGACCACCCCCGGTGGGCGCGCCGACGCGGGCGCCGGTGCCGGATCCGACACGGAGACCTGGACCGCGTTCATCGCGGAGGCGTGCCAGGAGGGTTACGTCGACGGCCTCGCCGAGCGCTATCCGACCCTCGGCGCGCGGATCGCGGCGGTGGCCCGGCTGTCCGTCGCCGCGACGGCGGGCTTCGCCGAACGGCTCGGCGCCGACCGTGAACTGCTGCGGCCCCTCGTCGGCGGGCCCGTGGGGGAGTTGCGCGCCGTCGCGTTCGGCGCGGGAGACAGCCACCGGGGCGGCCTGACCGTCAGCCGGGTCGACTTCGCCGCCGGAAGCGTCATGTACAAGCCGCGTCCGTCCGGCATCGACGTCGCCCTGGGCGCGCTCCTGGACGAGCTGTTCGCGGACTTCCCGGGCGCCCCGGCGCCGGAGCACCGCATCCGGGTGCCGCGCACCCTGGCACGCGAGGGGTACGGCTGGGCCGAGTTCGTCCACCACCGCTACTGTGCCGCCGACGCCGACTTCGCCGCGTTCTACCGGAACGTCGGCCACTGGCTCGCCGTGCTGCGCTTCACCGGCGGCACCGACATGCACGCCGAGAACATGATCGCCGCGGGCCCGGTGCCGGTGATCGTGGACGGCGAGACGCTGTTCGACGCCCCCGCCCCGTTCCCGCCCAGCGGCCAGGGCGACGCGGTCGACGTGGCGGCGGCCGCGATCCGCCGCACCGTCCTGCGCACCGGACTGCTGCCCGTGCGCGGCACCGGCTTCGCGCTCGCGGGAGTGGACATCTCCGGCGTCGGGGCACTGCCCGGCCAGCAGCCGCTGATCCCGAACCCGGTGATCGCCGACGGCGGCACCGCGGCGGCCCGCTTCGAGGTCGACCTGGTGGCCATGCCCACCGCGGGCAACCACCCCAGCCCCACACCGGTGCTGAGCGCGTACTGGGACCGGATCCTGGCCGGGTTCCAGGAGATGACCGCGCACCTGCGCCGACCGGGCACCGACCCGCACCGACTGCTCCGCCGGTTCGAGGGCAGCCGGGCACGGCGCATCCTGCGGCCCACACAGGCCTACGTCGACATCGGCCGGATGCTGTGGCACCCGGCCTCCCTGCACGACGAGTCGGCGGCCGTCGAGCGCGCTCGCGACATCCTGCGCCGCAACGCCGAGGTGCTGCCCGGCGCGCCGGCGGAGAGCGCGGCCATCGACGCCGAGATCGCCGATCTGCTGGTCGGGGACGTACCGATGTTCAGCTTCACCGTGGACGAGGCCGCGATCGGGGCCACGGTCGCGGACTGGCGCGACGCCGATCTGGCGCTGGAGGAATCGGTGATCCAGGACGCGCTGGTGGGCGCGTACCTCAATGAGCGTTCGCTGCCCGCGCGCGTGCAGGCGGCGGCCGATCGGCCGCACGCGCGGGACCGGGAGCGGCGCCGCCGGGCGCTGGCCGCGCAGATGGTGCGACGGCTGTGCGACGGGGCGGTGCGCGGCGACGACGGCACGGTCACGTGGATCAGTCCGGTGTTCACGCCCGCGGGCTGGTCGATCAGGGTGCTGCCTGCCGACCTCTACACCGGCCAGGGCGGGGTGGCGTTGACGCTCGCGGAGTACGTGAGCGAGGTGCGGGCGGGGCGGGCGGATCCGGTGCCGGGCGTCGCCGAGACGTTCGAGGGGGCGTTGCGGGTCCTTCGCGCCACGGAGGACCGGACGGCCACGCCGTCGGCGGGGGCGTTCAGCGGTGCGGCGTCGCAGGTGTGGACGTGGCTGGCGCTGCACCGGGTCGTGGGGGAGGGCCGGCTCCTTGAGCGCGCCGAGGCGCGGGCCGAACTGCTCGCCCCGGGGAAGCGGTTGGTCGAGGACGACGTCGAGGTGGACCTCCTGAACGGGGTCGCGGGCGCCCTCGTCCCGCTGCTCGACCTGGCGGAGGCGACGGGGCAGGACCGGTGGCTGGCCGCCGCCGCGCACATCGGGCGCCGTCTCGGGGGCCTGGCCGCGGTCGAGGGGGACGGCGCGCGCTGGACGACGCGGCTCAACCCCGAGGGCATCGGCGGCTTCGCCCACGGCGCCACCGGCATCGGCTGGGCGCTGACCAGGCTCGCTCTCAGCGACGCGGGTACGGCGGTCGAGCGGGACGGCTGGCGGCGGCTCGCTGAACGGGCCTTCGCCTTCCAGGAGTCCCTGTACCGGCCCGCGGACGGCAACTGGCTCGATGTGCGCGTCGGCGCCGAGGAGGACTACTTCACGAGCTGGTGCCACGGCAGCGCGGGAATCGGCGTCGGCATGCTCGATCTGCACCGGCGCACGGGTGATCCGGTGCACCTGGACATGGTCCGCCGTGCCGCGTGTGCCTGTGCGGCGGAGGGCTTCGGCTGGAGCCACACCCTGTGCCACGGCGACCTCGGCCTCTGGGAATTCCTCACGTCCGTGGACTTCGACAGGGTGTCCGACGTGGACTTCGGCAGTGTCTTGGACCTCGACGGTGAAATCCTCACCGGCCTCGAACAGCGTGGCCCGGTCGGCGGTTTGGCGCGTGAGGCGTTCTCTCCGAGCCTCATGTCGGGTCTTTCGGGCGTCTTGCACACACTGTTGCGCATGCACCATGAGGCGGCACTGCCGAACCCTCTTCTCCTCGACTGA
- a CDS encoding DUF6229 family protein has product MHQTSVPTTAVLTAWLSGAESAYGQANPAGPLYVGGTAAEAALTDPSDSLYGFCSSPSGSHGSWCC; this is encoded by the coding sequence ATGCACCAGACCAGTGTTCCGACCACCGCCGTGCTCACCGCCTGGCTCTCGGGTGCCGAGAGCGCGTACGGCCAGGCGAACCCCGCCGGGCCGCTGTACGTCGGCGGCACCGCCGCCGAGGCCGCGCTCACCGACCCGAGCGACTCCCTCTACGGCTTCTGCTCCAGCCCGAGCGGCTCGCACGGCAGTTGGTGCTGCTGA
- a CDS encoding Fur family transcriptional regulator gives MSDLLERLRGRGWRVTSQRRVVAEVLDGDHVHLTADEVHARAAHLLPEISRATVYNTLGEMVSLGEVMEVSTDGRAKRYDPNAHRPHQHLVCSACGAIRDVHPSGDPLADLPQEQRFGFTVSQVEVTYRGLCPSCTQL, from the coding sequence ATGAGCGACCTGCTGGAGCGACTGCGAGGGCGTGGCTGGCGGGTGACCTCCCAGCGGCGTGTCGTCGCGGAGGTCCTCGACGGCGACCACGTGCATCTGACGGCCGACGAGGTGCACGCCCGCGCGGCGCACCTGCTGCCGGAGATCTCCCGGGCGACCGTCTACAACACCCTGGGCGAGATGGTGTCCCTCGGCGAGGTCATGGAGGTCTCCACCGACGGCCGCGCCAAGCGCTACGACCCCAACGCCCACCGCCCGCACCAGCACTTGGTGTGTTCCGCCTGCGGCGCCATCCGCGACGTCCACCCGAGCGGCGACCCCCTCGCCGACCTGCCGCAGGAGCAGCGCTTCGGCTTCACGGTGTCGCAGGTCGAGGTCACCTACCGGGGCCTGTGCCCCTCCTGCACTCAGCTCTGA